Below is a window of Staphylococcus succinus DNA.
CTGATTGCGCAATTTCATTTTCATGGTGTGGGAATTGTAAGTCAGCACCACCTGCATGAATATCAATCGTTGCTCCTAATTCATGATAAGCCATTACTGAACATTCGATATGCCATCCAGGTCTACCTTCACCAAATGGACTATCCCAACTGATTTCACCCGGCTTCGCCTTTTTCCATAACGTGAAATCTAATGCATCTTCTTTCTGTTCGCCTTGTTCTATACGTGCACCGACTTTTAAATCATTCAAAGATTGATGACTTAACTTGCCGTATTCTTTAAATTTACGTGTTCTAAAATAAACATCTCCGCCACTTTCATACGCATTACCTTCATTTACTAAATCCTCAATAAACTTAATAATGTCATCCATATGATTCATTACACGTGGATTAGAAGTTGCTTTCTTTACATTTAGTGCGCCAACATCTTCATAAAATGCTTCAATATATCTATCGGCAATATCTGATACAGATTCATTTAATTCTTTAGAACGTTTGATTAATTTATCATCAACATCTGTGAAATTTGATACAAAGATCACTTCGTAACCTTGATATTCAAAGTATCTTCTTACTACGTCGTAATTGATAGCTGGTCTTGCGTTACCTATATGAATGTAATTGTACACAGTAGGTCCACAAACATACATTTTAACCTTTCCTGGTTCAATAGGCTCAAACGTCTCTTTTTGACGTGTTAGCGTATTATATAATGTAATCATCTTGTATCTCTCCATTTCTTGTTTTCTCAAGTTGTTTCTCTAATTCTTTTAATTGCTCGAAAAGCGGATCTGGTAAATTGCGGTGGTCAAATGTTTTACCTATGCGTCTGCCATCTTGTTTAACAATATGACCTGGTATGCCAACTACAGTAGAATAGCTTGGTACTGAACTTAATACTACAGAATTAGCGCCTATATTTACGTCAGATTCAATTTTAATATTGCCTAATACTTTGGCACCAGCAGCGATTAAAACATTGTCGCCAATGTCAGGATGACGTTTACCTTTTTCTTTACCCGTACCACCTAATGTGACACCTTGATAAATTGTGACATTATCTCCAATTCTACACGTTTCCCCAATAACTACACCCATACCATGATCAATAAATAAACGTCTACCAACCTGAGCACCTGGATGTATTTCAATTCCAGTGAAAAAGCGAGTGACTTGAGAAATCAACCTCGCTAGAACATATTTCTTTTTTTTATATAATTCGTGTGCGATGAGGTGGCTCCACACTGCATGTATGCCTGCATATGAAGTAATAACTTCCAATGTCGTACGTGCGGCTGGATCTTGTTCGAACACCATATTTACATCATCTTTTACTCTTTTCAAAATCTTAAACAAGGTTGCTACCTCCTTATTAAAAAAAGCGCCCCTAACTCACTTGTTAGAGGCGCTTTTGCACGGTTCCACTCTTATTTTTATATACAAGTCCTCACTATAAACCATATCTATGATTTAATCATTGCTTCCCAACTCATATTCACTCATCAAAGTTATTTAATTGATATTCATACAAAGGTGCATTCCGTAATTTCTGTGGTGTGCTCACAGCATCCGCACACTCTCTTGACACAATCCATTACCTACTAATCCTTTGCTATTTTCAGTTTTAATAATAGGTGGTTTGTTGTAATTTTTCAAGTATTAACTCCCCAATACTTTTACGTTACATACCGAAATTATTTAAACGTATTTTTTCAAACGTGACAACACTTTGTCTTTGCCTAATACTTCGATAGTATTAGGTAGTTCTGGCCCATGCATTTGGCCAGTAACAGCAACACGTATCGGCATAAATAATTGCTTACCTTTAATACCTGTTTCTTTTTGAACTTCTTTAATTGTTTTCTTAATTTCTGCCGCTTCAAATGGTTCAAGCGCTTCTAGTTTGCTATACAGGTGCGTCATTAGTTCAGGTACTTGCTCACCTTCAATGACTTCTTGCTCATCTTCTCCTAATATTTGTTCATCACGGAAGAATAACTCTGAAAGTGGAACAATTTCTCCAGCATAACTCATCTCTTTTTGATACAGTGCAACTAGTTTACGACCCCACTCTAATTCTGCTTCACTAGGATTTTCAGGAAGTAGTTCTGCTTTAATAAGATGTGGTAATGCTAAATCAAATACCGTTTCAGTATCTTTTTGTTTCATATATTGGTTGTTAACCCATGCTAATTTTTGTTTGTCGAAAAACGCTGGTGATTTTGATAAACGTTTTTCATCAAAGATTTTAATAAATTCTTCTTGAGAATAAATTTCATCTTCACCCTCTGGTGACCACCCTAATAGCGTAATGAAATTAAATAAAGCTTCTGGTAAGTATCCTAAATCGCGATATTGCTCGATAAATTGTAAGATTTGTCCATCACGTTTACTTAGCTTTTTACGTTCTTCGTTAACAATAAGTGACATGTGCGCGAATCTTGGCACTTCCCAACCAAATGTTTCAAAAATCATCAATTGTTTTGGCGTGTTCGAAATATGGTCATCTCCACGAATAACATCCGAAATTTCCATATAATGATCGTCAATTGCTACTGCGAAGTTATACGTTGGAACGCCATCTTTTTTAACAATAACCCAATCACCAATGTTATTTGAATCAAATGAAATTTCACCTTTAACCATGTCGTCAAATGAGAATGTAGTATCTTTAGGGACACGGAAACGGATCGAAGGTTGACGTCCTTCAGCTTCAAACTGTTGGCGTTCTTCTTCTGTTAAGTGTGCATGTTTACCGCCATAACGAGGCATTTCTCCACGTTCAATTTGTTGTTGGCGTTCTTCTTCTAATTCGTCTTCAGTCATATAACATTTATAAGCTTTATCTTCATCTAATAATTGTTGAATTAACGGATTATATATTTCAGCACGTTCAGACTGACGGTATGGACCATAACCTTTATCTTTATCGATAGATTCATCCCATTCAATACCTAACCATTTTAAATTTTCAAATTGAGAAGACTCACCATCCGTTAAATTACGCTTACTATCCGTATCTTCAATGCGAATTACGAAATCCCCATCATAATGTTTAGCAAATAAATAGTTGAATAATGCAGTTCTTGCATTACCAATATGCAAGTAGCCTGTTGGACTTGGTGCATATCTAACTCTTACACGATCACTCATTATGTTCACTCCTGTTTAATAATATTATTAGTAATTTTAATAGCATATTGCGTTTTGAAACTCATTACATATTCTGGTTTGTTAAGTTAAATGATTTTTAACATAAAACATTGAAAATTTATAATAAATTTAGTACTAACGCTTCATAAAGTTGTTATCTTGCCGCCTATTAATAATACCATAGCTTATATTTTTTTAAAGCACTACTATACAATCTATTAACACTTCATTTTATGATTTCAACACATCATATAGTAATACAATTTCGCTATCTATTGTAGCACTTTAAGGCCTATTATGATATCACTGTGCTTAAATTCACTCTTTCTCAATAATAAAAAGGTTTCAAATGAATTTATAGTAACCAATTCATTTGAAACCTTAATAACTCATCTAGTTTAGCTTTTTAGCAAAAATAATTCTTCCTGATGAAGTTTGTAATAAGCTGATAACTTCAATATCAATATGCTCCCCAATATGTTTCTTAGCGTTATCCACTACTACCATTGTCCCATCATCCAAGTATCCTACAGCTTGTCCCGATTCTTTACCCATTTTCGTAAGTAATAGACTAAAACGATCACCTTGGTGTACAGACGGTTTAATAGCTTCAGATAAATCATTAACATTTAGTGCTTGAATCCCTTGCACATGGCACACTTTATTAAGATTAAAGTCTGTGGTAATAATGTGCGCTCTATAGTGTTGCGCTAACTTAATTAACATTGCGTCAATGTCGCTATGTGACTTAGTCGGATGTATAATTCTCGTAGGGTGATTTGTATCATAAAGTTCATTTAAAATATCTAACCCACGCTGACCTTTTTCACGTTTCACACTATCATTCGCATCTGCAACAACTTGTAATTCGTTAATAACACCTTGCGGAATCAATATCTCTCCATCAATAAATCCGCATTCAATAATATCTAAAATACGACCATCTATAATAGCACTTGTATCGATAATTTTAGGCACTGCATTTCTAGCATTAATAGACATTGAGCGCGCCATATTTTCTGGTAAAAATAGCAACATTTCATCACGCTTGCGTAAGCCAAATTGGAATCCTAGATAACCTAGAATAATTGTAATTATAATGGGTACAAAGTGATTTAATACAGTGTTGCCGATTATTTGAAAAATGAAAGATATCATAACAGAAATAAGCAAACCAATAATCAGCCCAATTGTAGCAAATAAAATTTCTACAGCACTTTGACGCATAATTGTTTGTTCTAATTCTTTAAATGCTAAAGTTGCTCTTTTTATAAACCATCCAAAGATTAAAAAGAATATTAAAATCCCTAGTAGACCATTGAAATAGTTATTCGTTAATAGTGTATAGTCAGCTAAACCAGCATCAATTGTGATTTCAGGGATGAAATATACACCTAAACTTGCACCTAAAATAATATAGCACAAGATTACAATGAGTCTTAACATATTCAAGTTTTAATTCTCCCTTCTCAAGCAAACTAGCCAGACTTAACTTGAGTCATCTGTAAGCTCTTAAATTTATTATATGCCTTATTATTTAGCTAAAGCGTATCTCAAAGCGTCGTTTACACTTTTGACACCTATAACTTTAATATCGCTTGGGAATTGCCAACCGCCTATATTTGTTTCTGGAATAATGACACGTTTAAAACCTAATTTTGCCGCCTCTTGTACACGTTGTTCAATACGTGATACACGTCTTACTTCGCCGGTCAGACCGACCTCACCGATAAAGCAGTCTAAACCATCTACGGCTTGATCTTTAAAGCTTGAAGCTGTGGCTACAACGATTCCTAAGTCGACTGCAGGTTCGGTTAATCTTACACCGCCAGCAACTTTAATATAAGCATCTTGCTGTTGAAGTAAATAATTTTCTTTCTTTTCTAATACAGCCATGAGTAAACTCAAGCGATTATGATCAATACCTGTAGCCATACGTCGTGGATTATTAAAAGTAGTAGGAGTGACTAACGCTTGTACTTCTATCAATAACGGTCTCGTACCTTCCATAGTAGAAACAATTGTAGAACCTGGCACGTTAGTTGAACGTTCTTCTAAAAACATTTCAGAAGGGTTTGCAACGCCTTTTAATCCACTTTGCTTCATTTCAAAAATACCCATTTCATTTGTAGAACCAAAACGGTTTTTTACCGCTCTTAAAATACGATAGGCATGATGCTCATCGCCTTCAAAATAAAGAACAGTATCAACCATGTGTTCTAATAAGCGCGGACCAGCAATTTGACCTTCTTTTGTAACATGCCCGACAATAAATGTTGCGATATTCATTTGCTTAGCAATATTCATAAGGCTTTGGGTGCTTTCTCTGACTTGCGAAACGGAACCAGGCGCTGAGTTAATTTCAGGATGAAATATAGTTTGGATAGAATCGACAACAAGCAAATCTGGTTTTAATTGTTTTACGGTTTCATGTATAATTTCCAAATCTGTTTCAGCAAACACATTTAACTGACTTGAATCCTCATCCAATCTTTCTGCTCTCAATTTCGTTTGGTTTAATGATTCTTCACCAGTGATGTATAAAACATTATGTGACTGCGATAACGCTGCACAAATTTGTAGTAATAATGTGGATTTCCCTATACCAGGGTCTCCACCAATCAAGACTAATGAACCATTCACAATCCCGCCACCTAACACGCGATTAAATTCATCTGACTTACTCTTAACACGCGGTGTAGTTTCTTGTTTGATGTCATTTAACTTCTGCACTTTAGAAACATTATCGCGAGTTCGTACGCCGTGCTTCGGACTCGCTGTCTTTTGCTCGACAACTTCTTCCATTTGATTCCAACCACCACAGTTTGGACATTTTCCCATCCATTTTGGTGACTGATAACCACAAGCCATACATTCGAAAATCACTTTCTTTTTGGCCAAAATTGCACCTCCATCTTTCTTTGAACAAATCTATTTTATACTTCTCTTTGATTAAAAACAAATTTTAATCATGTACATATTATTTTTGTTTTTAATTTACGCGCTTTTATCGTGAGATATATTTGCACTTTGTTGATGTATGACTATCTACAATAACTATTTAAATAAAATATCACGCTTTCCTTAATAGTACCAACAATATTATATATATTTACCGGGAAATATAGCATACTCTTCTTTATAAAGTGTACATATTAATAGCACACTAACATACACATTTTCTAAATAATTATTCTCAAAATACGCATAATAAAATACGCTCCCCAAATGAATTTTA
It encodes the following:
- the cysS gene encoding cysteine--tRNA ligase, which codes for MITLYNTLTRQKETFEPIEPGKVKMYVCGPTVYNYIHIGNARPAINYDVVRRYFEYQGYEVIFVSNFTDVDDKLIKRSKELNESVSDIADRYIEAFYEDVGALNVKKATSNPRVMNHMDDIIKFIEDLVNEGNAYESGGDVYFRTRKFKEYGKLSHQSLNDLKVGARIEQGEQKEDALDFTLWKKAKPGEISWDSPFGEGRPGWHIECSVMAYHELGATIDIHAGGADLQFPHHENEIAQSEAHNHAPFAHYWMHNGFINIDNEKMSKSLGNFVLVHDIIKQIDPDVLRFFMISVHYRSPINYNVELVEAAKSGLERIRNSYKAIEDREAIATDIAEQSAYIDDINAVLEQFETVMDDDFNTANAITAWYDLAKLANKYVLENTTSTEVISRFKEVYKIFSDVLGVPLKGKESDVLLDADIEALIEERNNARKQKDFARADEIREELKAQNIILEDTAQGVRFKRG
- the cysE gene encoding serine O-acetyltransferase → MLKRVKDDVNMVFEQDPAARTTLEVITSYAGIHAVWSHLIAHELYKKKKYVLARLISQVTRFFTGIEIHPGAQVGRRLFIDHGMGVVIGETCRIGDNVTIYQGVTLGGTGKEKGKRHPDIGDNVLIAAGAKVLGNIKIESDVNIGANSVVLSSVPSYSTVVGIPGHIVKQDGRRIGKTFDHRNLPDPLFEQLKELEKQLEKTRNGEIQDDYII
- the gltX gene encoding glutamate--tRNA ligase, producing MSDRVRVRYAPSPTGYLHIGNARTALFNYLFAKHYDGDFVIRIEDTDSKRNLTDGESSQFENLKWLGIEWDESIDKDKGYGPYRQSERAEIYNPLIQQLLDEDKAYKCYMTEDELEEERQQQIERGEMPRYGGKHAHLTEEERQQFEAEGRQPSIRFRVPKDTTFSFDDMVKGEISFDSNNIGDWVIVKKDGVPTYNFAVAIDDHYMEISDVIRGDDHISNTPKQLMIFETFGWEVPRFAHMSLIVNEERKKLSKRDGQILQFIEQYRDLGYLPEALFNFITLLGWSPEGEDEIYSQEEFIKIFDEKRLSKSPAFFDKQKLAWVNNQYMKQKDTETVFDLALPHLIKAELLPENPSEAELEWGRKLVALYQKEMSYAGEIVPLSELFFRDEQILGEDEQEVIEGEQVPELMTHLYSKLEALEPFEAAEIKKTIKEVQKETGIKGKQLFMPIRVAVTGQMHGPELPNTIEVLGKDKVLSRLKKYV
- a CDS encoding PIN/TRAM domain-containing protein, with the protein product MNMLRLIVILCYIILGASLGVYFIPEITIDAGLADYTLLTNNYFNGLLGILIFFLIFGWFIKRATLAFKELEQTIMRQSAVEILFATIGLIIGLLISVMISFIFQIIGNTVLNHFVPIIITIILGYLGFQFGLRKRDEMLLFLPENMARSMSINARNAVPKIIDTSAIIDGRILDIIECGFIDGEILIPQGVINELQVVADANDSVKREKGQRGLDILNELYDTNHPTRIIHPTKSHSDIDAMLIKLAQHYRAHIITTDFNLNKVCHVQGIQALNVNDLSEAIKPSVHQGDRFSLLLTKMGKESGQAVGYLDDGTMVVVDNAKKHIGEHIDIEVISLLQTSSGRIIFAKKLN
- the radA gene encoding DNA repair protein RadA, with amino-acid sequence MAKKKVIFECMACGYQSPKWMGKCPNCGGWNQMEEVVEQKTASPKHGVRTRDNVSKVQKLNDIKQETTPRVKSKSDEFNRVLGGGIVNGSLVLIGGDPGIGKSTLLLQICAALSQSHNVLYITGEESLNQTKLRAERLDEDSSQLNVFAETDLEIIHETVKQLKPDLLVVDSIQTIFHPEINSAPGSVSQVRESTQSLMNIAKQMNIATFIVGHVTKEGQIAGPRLLEHMVDTVLYFEGDEHHAYRILRAVKNRFGSTNEMGIFEMKQSGLKGVANPSEMFLEERSTNVPGSTIVSTMEGTRPLLIEVQALVTPTTFNNPRRMATGIDHNRLSLLMAVLEKKENYLLQQQDAYIKVAGGVRLTEPAVDLGIVVATASSFKDQAVDGLDCFIGEVGLTGEVRRVSRIEQRVQEAAKLGFKRVIIPETNIGGWQFPSDIKVIGVKSVNDALRYALAK